CGATGGTGGCGGCCTCGAAAGGGACCCCGCCGACGCCCAGCGGTGCGCCGGTGGGCAGGTCGAGAAGCTGCGGAGCGTGGCCGGCACGCAGCAGGGCCGGGGGCAGGTGGCCGGCGAGGCATATCCGGCACTGGCCGCGGTGAGGGTCGCAGACGCAGTAGATGCAGGTGGTGATGGCCTGCTCGACCCCTTCGGTGAGGTGACCGAGGTGATACATGGCCTCGGCCGGGGCGAGATCGAGTTCGGCGAAGGCGCGGGCAGCGCTGCGGAGTTGCCCCATGGTGGCCGCGGCGTTGATGCCGCTGCCCATGACGTCCCCGACGACCAGCGCGGTCTTGTCTCCCCGCAGAGGTATGGCGTCGTACCAGTCGCCGCCGATCTCGCTCGCGGCGCCGGCGGGCTGGTAGCGGCAGGCGATCTCCAAGCCCGGCAGGTCCGAGGTGAGTTGGGGGAGCATACTGCGCTGGAGGGTGAGGGCCGCATGGCGCTGGGCCTGATATCCACGGGCGTTGTCGATGCACACCGCGGCCCGGGCGGCCAACTCCAGGGCGAGGAACACATCGTCGTCGTCGAAAGGTACGGGGTTCCGGGTGCGTACGAGGTCGAGGGCGCCGAGGACTTCGCCCCGAGCCATCAGCGGTACGGCCAGGTAGGAGTGCACACCGGCCGTCGCCAGGAGGGAGGCGGCCTCGCCATGGCGGGCGATGCGCTCCAGATCCCGGCGGGTGGTGTGGGGCACCAGTACCGGTTGGCGGGTGCGCACGCACCGGGTGATCAGGCGGTCGCTGTCATAAGTGGCGAGTCCGCCTGGCGGGTCGGCCGCGCGGGCTGCCTCGGTGGAGTGGGCCGCGCTCACGGCAAGGGCGCGGAAGCGGGCCGGTCCCTCATCCGGCACGGTCCGGCCGTCAAGGGCGCTGTCGAGTACGTCCACGGCGGCCACATCGGCCAGGACCGGCACGACGACGTCGGCGAGCTCGCGCGCTGTCGTCTCCAGATCGAGGGTGGAACCCACGCAGGCCGAAGCCATTGCGATCAGTGCCAGCCGTTGCCGCGCCTGTGCCGCCTCGGCAGCGGCTCGATGACGTTCAGTG
The genomic region above belongs to Streptomyces sp. CG1 and contains:
- a CDS encoding SpoIIE family protein phosphatase translates to MGTTDSSRAVAGGAVADFAAPPSGLLDLLSVAAVVLNANGQVVFWSRKAEELFGYTAAEALGQSAARLTIHEEHRDEVIKLFAEVMESGTDWAGVFPIRHKDGSTRLVEFRNMRLLDDLGDVYALGLAADHAAVERVERDAALAVRLVSQSPVGLAILDPDLRYVAVNPALERITGQSAAERLGRPVGEVLTFLDTDPEARLRRVLETGESVVDRDIVCRPPADPDHEHAWSVSYYRLEDSGGRVLGLAYSVIDVTERHRAAAEAAQARQRLALIAMASACVGSTLDLETTARELADVVVPVLADVAAVDVLDSALDGRTVPDEGPARFRALAVSAAHSTEAARAADPPGGLATYDSDRLITRCVRTRQPVLVPHTTRRDLERIARHGEAASLLATAGVHSYLAVPLMARGEVLGALDLVRTRNPVPFDDDDVFLALELAARAAVCIDNARGYQAQRHAALTLQRSMLPQLTSDLPGLEIACRYQPAGAASEIGGDWYDAIPLRGDKTALVVGDVMGSGINAAATMGQLRSAARAFAELDLAPAEAMYHLGHLTEGVEQAITTCIYCVCDPHRGQCRICLAGHLPPALLRAGHAPQLLDLPTGAPLGVGGVPFEAATIAFGPGDELVLYTDGLVETRSEPIDARLDTLLDALAATRGHDLEETCDRVLEILRPPGGEDDVALLIARCQP